A region of Candidatus Peregrinibacteria bacterium DNA encodes the following proteins:
- the dtd gene encoding D-aminoacyl-tRNA deacylase, producing MKALIQNVSEARVDVDGSTVGQIGRGLLVFLGVMKEDTDEDLNYLIDKVTNLRLFQHFDTESNKEKYFDKSILDVVDLYPHIGKTNSQIGILVVSQFTLCASTKNGRRPGFDNAAAPEVAKEMYEKFVQKLRSTNTANGEPLNVAEGQFQAHMQVSLVNDGPITITLDSRDR from the coding sequence ATGAAAGCCCTAATCCAAAACGTATCGGAGGCGCGAGTCGATGTTGATGGAAGTACAGTTGGCCAAATTGGTCGCGGCCTTCTGGTGTTCTTGGGTGTGATGAAGGAAGATACGGATGAAGATTTGAATTATCTAATAGATAAAGTTACAAATCTTCGTTTATTTCAGCATTTTGATACAGAATCCAATAAAGAAAAATATTTCGACAAATCAATTTTAGATGTCGTCGATTTATATCCCCATATTGGTAAAACCAACTCGCAAATCGGCATTCTCGTAGTTTCTCAGTTTACACTTTGTGCCAGCACAAAAAACGGGCGTCGCCCCGGATTTGATAATGCCGCCGCTCCGGAAGTTGCAAAAGAAATGTATGAAAAATTCGTACAAAAACTACGCTCAACAAATACTGCAAATGGTGAGCCACTTAATGTCGCAGAGGGGCAGTTCCAAGCTCATATGCAGGTTTCTCTCGTAAATGACGGCCCAATTACAATTACGCTTGATAGTCGCGATAGGTAA